Proteins co-encoded in one Lineus longissimus chromosome 11, tnLinLong1.2, whole genome shotgun sequence genomic window:
- the LOC135496365 gene encoding uncharacterized protein LOC135496365 isoform X2 — MCIRFRAMNIMTCNDQYECTDGSCQDFAEFCRSTHPGCKPTYTRYWCIHEQLCRNDDTECLRPCGFRQGAYNYNVTCHTHGHRNLCARHPKHCPVECPFPNIHRCPSGDCVKNDNYCFYCPFKRCGDTGLCYSEKEVCDGMAFCQDNTDEKGCTDNSLQSPPYGSIDVDPWVLAILIGAGMFLLIIFTICCFRTRYGKRGRGFLLSGGRRTGRGISTILPGRAQLQTSLMMTPLAIDGLDTVFLYRDEMRRSNESPTENPSAAPPPSYTYVIQNDEKFKKPENQDQIDSGLPTYAEAVEILLESSNRSPP; from the exons ATGTGCATAAG ATTCCGTGCAATGAACATCATGACTTGTAATGATCAGTATGAATGTACTGATGGCTCTTGCCAAGATTTTGCTGAGTTCTGTC GTTCTACTCATCCAGGATGTAAGCCAACTTACACCCGCTACTGGTGTATCCATGAACAATTGTGCCGCAATGATGACACGGAGTGTC TCCGTCCATGTGGTTTTCGACAAGGTGCCTACAATTATAATGTTACATGCCACACTCATGGACACCGGAATCTCTGTGCAAGACATCCCAAACATTGCC CTGTTGAGTGCCCTTTCCCGAACATCCATCGCTGCCCATCAGGGGACTGTGTGAAGAACGATAACTATTGCT TTTATTGCCCGTTTAAACGCTGCGGGGACACTGGGTTGTGTTACAGTGAGAAGGAGGTCTGTGATGGAATGGCGTTCTGCCAAGACAACACAGATGAGAAAGGATGTACAGATAACTCATTACAGTCGCCTCCGTATGGCTCAATTGATGTCG ATCCCTGGGTGCTGGCAATTCTCATCGGTGCTGGCATGTTCCTGCTCATAATATTTACGATATGCTGTTTCCGTACCAGATATGGAAAACGGGGCCGAGGATTTCTGCTCAGTGGTG GTCGGAGAACTGGACGAGGCATTTCAACTATTTTACCGGGGCGGGCACAGCTTCAG ACATCCCTGATGATGACGCCATTAGCGATCGATGGCTTGGACACCGTCTTTTTATATCGTGATGAAATGCGACGGAGTAATGAGAGTCCGACGGAGAATCCCTCAGCTGCACCACCGCCATCTTATACATATGTTATTCAGAATGACGAGAAATTTAAGAAGCCAGAAAATCAGGACCAGATCGACTCTGGA ttgcCTACTTATGCCGAAGCTGTTGAAATCCTCTTGGAAAGTTCAAATCGCAGTCCACCATGA
- the LOC135496365 gene encoding uncharacterized protein LOC135496365 isoform X1: MCIRFRAMNIMTCNDQYECTDGSCQDFAEFCRSTHPGCKPTYTRYWCIHEQLCRNDDTECLRPCGFRQGAYNYNVTCHTHGHRNLCARHPKHCPVECPFPNIHRCPSGDCVKNDNYCFYCPFKRCGDTGLCYSEKEVCDGMAFCQDNTDEKGCTDNSLQSPPYGSIDVDPWVLAILIGAGMFLLIIFTICCFRTRYGKRGRGFLLSGGRRTGRGISTILPGRAQLQSGMIQLRLREGDARESVYMYLTSLMMTPLAIDGLDTVFLYRDEMRRSNESPTENPSAAPPPSYTYVIQNDEKFKKPENQDQIDSGLPTYAEAVEILLESSNRSPP, encoded by the exons ATGTGCATAAG ATTCCGTGCAATGAACATCATGACTTGTAATGATCAGTATGAATGTACTGATGGCTCTTGCCAAGATTTTGCTGAGTTCTGTC GTTCTACTCATCCAGGATGTAAGCCAACTTACACCCGCTACTGGTGTATCCATGAACAATTGTGCCGCAATGATGACACGGAGTGTC TCCGTCCATGTGGTTTTCGACAAGGTGCCTACAATTATAATGTTACATGCCACACTCATGGACACCGGAATCTCTGTGCAAGACATCCCAAACATTGCC CTGTTGAGTGCCCTTTCCCGAACATCCATCGCTGCCCATCAGGGGACTGTGTGAAGAACGATAACTATTGCT TTTATTGCCCGTTTAAACGCTGCGGGGACACTGGGTTGTGTTACAGTGAGAAGGAGGTCTGTGATGGAATGGCGTTCTGCCAAGACAACACAGATGAGAAAGGATGTACAGATAACTCATTACAGTCGCCTCCGTATGGCTCAATTGATGTCG ATCCCTGGGTGCTGGCAATTCTCATCGGTGCTGGCATGTTCCTGCTCATAATATTTACGATATGCTGTTTCCGTACCAGATATGGAAAACGGGGCCGAGGATTTCTGCTCAGTGGTG GTCGGAGAACTGGACGAGGCATTTCAACTATTTTACCGGGGCGGGCACAGCTTCAG AGTGGGATGATACAGCTACGATTACGCGAAGGTGATGCACGGGAAagcgtatacatgtacctg ACATCCCTGATGATGACGCCATTAGCGATCGATGGCTTGGACACCGTCTTTTTATATCGTGATGAAATGCGACGGAGTAATGAGAGTCCGACGGAGAATCCCTCAGCTGCACCACCGCCATCTTATACATATGTTATTCAGAATGACGAGAAATTTAAGAAGCCAGAAAATCAGGACCAGATCGACTCTGGA ttgcCTACTTATGCCGAAGCTGTTGAAATCCTCTTGGAAAGTTCAAATCGCAGTCCACCATGA
- the LOC135495765 gene encoding GPI ethanolamine phosphate transferase 1-like, with translation MKYVIFFLAGLLIHLIFFYSIFDIYFTSPLVHGMTPQYNPLPAPAKRLVLFVADGLRADKAFESDEDQRPRAPFLRNIIKYEGAWGVSHTHVPTESRPGHVALIAGFYEDVSAVARGWKENPVPFDSVFNESRYTWSWGSPDILPMFAKGATGDHVYMDMYDADVEDFAGADLSKLDTWVFDKVKDFFQDARFNKSLSKKLNDDKVVFFLHLLGIDTNGHANRPNSEEYLHNIKVVDDGISEIVAHIEDYFKHDKQTAYVFTADHGMTNWGSHGAGHPHETLTPFIAWGAGVRKPSQPNNHYFKDEFSLAWKLGPIGRTDMNQADIAPLMSCLAGLPFPLNSVGILPTDVLGTTDQHKAESIWANTRQILANFNVKMDQRKSTTLSFMFKPFPDLQESHQIDIIRRIRFFLRNKRYEEVLYSCQDAIELALKGLHYYQTYDRFFLGTSVTLGFVGWMAYVIAVLIHDHTNIAKERLKFIQYDSKLYILAIDVFSAIIAAVVILLLFIQSLPFTHYIYCLLPVLLWNLVLKRFNDIGDLFGYIDEHRKFRSSFFLLVLWIIGLEIVVLTFFYREVLSVGLVLMSIWPFCTDIKGKDMVTALGWSISCLTLAIFPILPVVGREANYNLVSMASFLSFGVAIICARRAESGIMLSVRKRHKDFFVFCLTVCQIGMILLANYLVQDTANSIAAKNGLPRLNQILSWLILVSSFVIPMLSRTLISTRLFSIALALLPVYFLMSIAHEGMFCLCLCCLLYFWVQIENKQDKDSSKEMWNLDFIEAHSGSTQRALNLADFRRAYFFILLILLAFYGTGNIASINSFEPASVYCFLTVFNPFVMGAIMFTKILIPFILVTCTFQAIHIILQVPIKSLYLVVLIMSDFMALHFFFLVRDYGSWLEIGTSISHYTVMMGMIVFLMVLMLLARPLTTVSLRRVTNGNRKFHCS, from the exons aTGAAATACGTCATCTTTTTCCTGGCTGGACTCCTCATCCACCTTATCTTTTTCTACTCCATCTTTGACATCTACTTCACGTCCCCGCTTGTCCATGGCATGACACCACAGTATAACCCACTCCCAGCGCCTGCTAAGAGATTGGTGCTATTTGTTGCTGATGGGCTGAGAGCTGACAAAGCATTTGAGTCTGATGAAGACCAGCGTCCAAGAGCTCCATTCCTCAG GAATATTATAAAGTATGAAGGTGCTTGGGGTGTCTCACACACCCACGTCCCCACCGAATCCAGGCCAGGTCATGTGGCTCTTATAGCTGGCTTCTATGAAGATGTCAGTGCTGTTGCTAGAG GTTGGAAAGAGAATCCAGTGCCGTTTGATTCTGTCTTCAATGAGAGCAGATACACCTGGTCCTGGGGTAGCCCGGATATTCTGCCAATGTTTGCTAAAG GTGCTACCGGGGACCATGTCTATATGGACATGTACGATGCAGACGTTGAAGACTTTGCTGGGGCTGACTTGAGTAAGCTGGACACTTGGGTCTTTGATAAAGTCAAG GATTTCTTCCAAGATGCTAGGTTCAACAAATCGCTATCGAAGAAGCTCAATGATGATAAGGTGGTCTTCTTCCTCCATCTGCTTGGAATAGACACCAATGGTCATGCAAACAGACCAAACTCAGA GGAGTATTTACATAACATCAAGGTTGTGGATGATGGTATCTCAGAAATCGTCGCTCACATTGAAGACTATTTCAAGCATGACAAACAGACCGCTTATGTGTTCACTGCGGACCATGGCATGACGAATTGGGGTAG CCATGGTGCAGGGCACCCCCATGAGACGCTGACCCCCTTCATTGCCTGGGGAGCGGGGGTGCGCAAACCATCACAGCCGAACAATCACTACTTTAAAGATGAATTTTCTCTAG CTTGGAAACTGGGGCCAATCGGTAGAACTGATATGAATCAG GCTGACATAGCTCCTCTGATGTCATGTTTAGCTGGTCTCCCCTTTCCACTCAACTCCGTG GGAATCTTGCCTACTGATGTCCTTGGAACTACAGATCAGCACAAAGCAGAGAGCATCTGGGCAAATACCAGACAAATCCTGGCAAATTTCAAT GTGAAGATGGACCAGAGGAAGTCTACCACTCTTTCATTCATGTTCAAACCTTTCCC AGACCTCCAAGAATCTCATCAGATTGACATCATACGGAGAATCCGCTTTTTTCTCAGAAATAAAAGATATGAGGAAGTG CTTTATTCCTGTCAAGACGCTATTGAGCTTGCTTTGAAAGGTCTTCATTACTACCAGACGTATGATCGATTCTTCCTAGG GACAAGTGTGACACTAGGTTTTGTCGGCTGGATGGCTTATGTGATCGCTGTACTTATCCATGACCACACCAACATAGCGAAGGAGCGCCTCAAGTTCATCCAGTACGACAGCAAACTCTACATCCTTGCGATCGATGTCTTTTCAGCCATCATCGCTGCCGTCGTcatcttattattattca TTCAGTCTCTTCCATTTACACATTACATATACTGCCTCCTGCCAGTGTTGCTGTGGAACTTAGTACTTAAAAG GTTCAATGACATCGGTGACCTGTTCGGATACATAGATGAGCACAGGAAGTTTCGTAGTTCATTCTTCCTACTTGTATTGTGGATCATAGGACTGGAAATTGTT GTATTGACATTTTTCTACCGTGAGGTGTTGTCGGTTGGACTGGTGCTGATGTCAATCTGGCCATTTTGTACTGATATCAAGGGAAAAGACATG GTGACCGCCCTGGGTTGGTCCATTTCTTGTCTGACGTTGGCTATCTTCCCCATCCTGCCTGTTGTTGGAAGGGAAGCCAATTACAATCTTGT ATCAATGGCAAGTTTTCTGTCTTTCGGTGTGGCTATTATATGTGCCAGAAG AGCGGAGAGTGGTATAATGTTATCAGTGAGGAAGCGGCACAAAGACTTCTTCGTGTTCTGTCTCACAGTTTGCCAG ATTGGTATGATATTACTTGCCAACTACCTTGTGCAGGACACTGCCAACAGTATTGCTGCAAAAAATGGTCTGCCAAGACTGAATCAGATCTTAAGCTGGCTTATTCTAG tttcatcATTTGTGATACCAATGTTGAGTCGAACACTCATCTCCACAAGATTGTTTAGTATAGCACTAGCATTGCTACCTGTCTACTTCCTAATGAGCATAGC TCATGAGGGCATGTTCTGTCTATGTTTGTGTTGTTTGTTATATTTTTGGGTCCAGATAGAAAATAAACAAGATAAAGACTCTTCTAAAGAG ATGTGGAATCTTGACTTTATCGAGGCACATTCTGGCAGCACTCAACGAGCCCTCAACTTAGCAGATTTCAGGAGAGCTTACTTTTTT ATATTACTGATTCTCTTAGCATTCTATGGGACGGGGAACATTGCAAGTATAAACAG CTTTGAACCTGCCTCTGTGTATTGTTTCCTCACTGTATTTAATCCATTTGTGATGGGAGCAATCATGTTTACCAAG ATATTAATTCCGTTCATCCTGGTGACGTGTACATTCCAAGCTATTCATATCATCCTCCAAGTTCCCATCAAAAGCCTCTATCTGGTTGTACTAATCATGTCGGACTTTATGGCACTG CACTTCTTCTTCCTTGTGCGAGACTACGGAAGCTGGCTCGAGATCGGCACGTCAATCAGCCATTACACGGTGATGATGGGTATGATTGTGTTCCTGATGGTCCTGATGCTGCTAGCCCGCCCCCTAACCACCGTCTCACTTAGACGGGTGACCAATGGCAACAGGAAATTCCACTGCAGTTAG
- the LOC135495728 gene encoding cytochrome b-245 light chain-like: MGQIEWAMWANEQAIAGAAVTLLGGILGVAGLFTRWQIGAYAIPASLLIILLEYPRGQRKKGRTIERRFQKYFANAWVNLGPVTRNYYVRFVIHLVLCIPCFFILPTLLGAVSVFISSIIYFVAAVKGEEWIPVEQVETKSKVNRDQSTIRRPPRRAPPRGPPGASNCAFEDDELPPVVPEDNRV, from the exons ATGGGCCAGATTGAATGGGCCATGTGGGCAAATGAACAGGCCATAGCTGGAGCCGCAG TGACTTTGTTGGGTGGTATCCTTGGCGTCGCTGGGCTTTTCACACGCTGGCAAATTGGAGCCTACGCAATTCCAGCTAGTCTACTGATCATCTTGTTAGAATATCCTCGTGGACAGAGAAAGAAAGGACGGACCATTGAAAGAAG GTTCCAGAAATACTTTGCAAATGCCTGGGTTAATTTGGGACCAGTCACCAGAAATTATTATGTCAGATTTGTCATTCATCTTGT ttTGTGTATTCCATGTTTTTTCATTCTCCCAACATTGCTAGGAGCAGTTTCGGTGTTCATATCAAGCATCATTTACTTTGTA GCAGCTGTGAAGGGGGAGGAATGGATTCCAGTCGAGCAAGTAGAAACAAAATCAAAAGTCAACCGAGACCAGAGTACAATCAGACGTCCTCCACGCAGGGCACCACCACGGGGTCCACCTGGAGCAAGCAATTGCGCGTTTGAAGATGACGAGCTTCCCCCAGTTGTGCCTGAGGACAATCGAGTTTGA